The proteins below come from a single Zea mays cultivar B73 chromosome 8, Zm-B73-REFERENCE-NAM-5.0, whole genome shotgun sequence genomic window:
- the LOC103636191 gene encoding adenylate isopentenyltransferase: protein MSGLITRIGTVARSPMAAAAVAGIVSNDAPRKRPRRPPSGVRMEAMSRGGGCCCSSSDKKLEAAEPATTRLVVIVGATGTGKTKLSIDAAVALGGEVVNADKIQLYAGLDVTTNKVPHADRRGVPHHLLGAVRADAGELPAPSYRALAAEAAASVAARGRVPVVAGGSNSLIHALLAADSLGAGDPFKVDDGYRPSLRFPCCLLWVDVDGAVLDEYLDRRVDDMVREGMVEELREYFASAPPASHAAGLGKAIGVPELGAHFAGRKSLAAAIDEIKANTRVLAAAQVRKIRRMAGAWGWPVRRLDATPTVRARLAGAGRAAEAAAWERDVRGPGLAAMRQFLDGHEQQERWPLARRQCRGMVV, encoded by the coding sequence ATGAGCGGTCTCATCACGAGGATCGGCACCGTCGCCCGCTCACCCATGGCGGCCGCGGCAGTCGCTGGCATCGTCAGCAACGACGCGCCACGGAAGCGCCCGCGTCGCCCGCCCAGCGGCGTCAGAATGGAGGCCATGAGCAGAggcggtggctgctgctgctcgaGCAGCGACAAGAAGCTGGAGGCCGCGGAGCCGGCGACGACGAGGCTGGTGGTGATCGTGGGCGCCACGGGCACGGGCAAGACCAAGCTGTCCATCGACGCGGCCGTGGCGCTGGGCGGCGAGGTCGTGAACGCCGACAAGATACAGCTGTACGCGGGGCTCGACGTGACCACCAACAAGGTGCCGCACGCGGACCGCCGCGGCGTCCCGCACCACCTCCTGGGCGCGGTCCGCGCCGACGCGGGCGAGCTCCCGGCGCCGTCGTACCGCGCGCTGGCCGCCGAGGCCGCGGCCTCCGTCGCGGCGCGCGGGCGGGTGCCCGTGGTGGCCGGCGGCTCCAACTCGCTCATCCACGCGCTCCTCGCCGCCGACAGCCTCGGCGCAGGCGACCCGTTCAAGGTCGACGACGGGTACCGGCCCTCCCTGCGGTTCCCGTGCTGCCTCCTCTGGGTGGACGTGGACGGCGCGGTGCTGGACGAGTACCTGGACCGGCGCGTGGACGACATGGTGCGCGAGGGCATGGTGGAGGAGCTCCGGGAGTACTTCGCGTCGGCGCCCCCCGCCTCGCACGCGGCCGGGCTGGGCAAGGCCATCGGCGTGCCGGAGCTGGGCGCCCACTTCGCGGGGCGCAAGAGCCTCGCCGCGGCGATCGACGAGATCAAGGCCAACACGCGGGTGCTGGCCGCGGCGCAGGTGCGCAAGATCCGGCGCATGGCCGGCGCCTGGGGCTGGCCCGTGCGGCGCCTAGACGCCACGCCCACGGTCCGCGCGCGGCTGGCCGGCGCCGGCCGCGCCGCCGAGGCCGCCGCGTGGGAGCGCGACGTGCGTGGGCCTGGCCTCGCCGCTATGCGCCAGTTCCTGGACGGCCACGAGCAGCAGGAAAGGTGGCCGCTGGCGCGGAGGCAATGCCGTGGCATGGTGGTGTGA